A genomic segment from Desulfonatronum lacustre DSM 10312 encodes:
- a CDS encoding SapC family protein — MFTNVKSLEPAKHGNLRLRDTTDYLFAAQTMMAPVVFSEIADVALEYPITFPSRDDLPLQVLLGFEKGRNAYVSKDGRWLAKYIPLHFQRYPFALAKRDAFSPDGKQAYSVVFDTDAPQISETVGSPLFAPDGEHSPILSDRMQLLEKFQKSEIATQRALSVISGCGLLKPFDLRVRTATGVVSLTGMRRIDEAMLNSLPDHNLGELHRSNALALIYAHLISLPNLKRGPLAGEASGVATEGLAGTLIIGDDDMIRFT; from the coding sequence ATGTTTACCAACGTCAAGAGTCTTGAACCCGCAAAGCATGGAAATCTTCGCCTTCGAGATACAACGGATTATCTCTTTGCCGCGCAAACCATGATGGCACCGGTTGTCTTTTCCGAGATTGCCGATGTGGCTCTGGAATACCCTATCACGTTTCCTTCCCGTGACGACCTTCCGCTGCAAGTGCTTCTCGGCTTTGAAAAGGGTCGCAATGCCTACGTCTCCAAAGACGGGCGCTGGCTCGCCAAATACATTCCACTGCATTTCCAACGCTACCCGTTCGCCTTGGCCAAGCGGGATGCTTTCTCCCCTGATGGGAAACAAGCCTATTCCGTTGTCTTTGACACGGATGCGCCGCAGATATCTGAAACCGTCGGTAGCCCCTTATTTGCGCCCGACGGCGAGCATAGCCCCATCCTTAGCGACAGGATGCAGTTACTTGAAAAATTTCAAAAAAGCGAAATAGCCACCCAACGCGCATTGTCGGTCATTTCCGGTTGCGGGTTGCTCAAGCCGTTCGACCTTCGCGTCCGCACCGCCACCGGCGTTGTGTCCCTGACCGGAATGCGCAGGATCGACGAAGCCATGCTCAACTCCCTTCCTGATCACAATCTTGGTGAATTGCATCGTTCCAACGCATTAGCCCTGATCTACGCCCACCTGATCTCTCTGCCGAACCTGAAGCGCGGCCCCCTTGCAGGCGAAGCTTCGGGAGTCGCCACGGAAGGGCTTGCCGGGACCCTGATCATTGGCGACGACGACATGATCCGCTTCACCTAA
- a CDS encoding FkbM family methyltransferase, giving the protein MPRKKSHPGKAQATHPLAPALAAFNKGNLEQAEQLVRDILRQKPQFPKALDILGTVLLGQKRNKEAVAPLEEACRLIPNDSDVWDHLGIAYMRAKEHAKAAQAFARCLELTPERASALNNAGYNLQHLKDYNQSELLIRKAIQLKPDYPEAHTNLAITLSRLGRRKEAEEFFQKALVLNPNSAETWSSLGTMYKEQDQPQKALKHFKKAVELDPKHAGAWNNLGVLLKEAGKATEAIRCFNKALDAKPDYAKAHNNLGGSYKDLNMPAKGIEHFRKSLELEPEYVESHSNMVFCLNYLSEVSREKLFAEHSEYNTRQASRVLPLPEDLQRDRDAQRTLHLGFVSGDLRNHSVSFFLRPVLEHLNRGKFEIHCYYNNTKWDETTDAFKALSAGWTDCKELSSQELANKIRQDNIDILFDLSGHTGGQQMLTFAAKPAPIQVNWIGYPNTTGLDAMDYRFVDAVTDPVDEADRFHTEELIRLPHGFLCYRPPISEQELPVAASPFTRNGHVTFGSFNNLAKVSPENIKMWAGVLNALPESKLLLKSLFVADAKAWTNIVARLRDEGVDPKRVGILQRTPSQKDHLSLYNRVDIALDTFPYHGTTTTCEALFMGVPVVTLAGDRHASRVSASLLARIGLDDLVAGSLDEYVRIAVDLAKDTSRLSRLRSEIRPRLNMSPLRDEPEFTRTVEKALRKMWEIYCAGEEPRVFEVTSDKQYDFSGTIPIPAQQPSITVPSPEQKPMPTPRNTYWDIKIQGDISVRVPGDIKLMTPYVLLEQEDWFEDEIHFVRQLIKPGMTCLDIGANHGVYALTIAKLLHGEGKVLAFEPAKAPGDMLEQSIPQNGLQDVLTLIRAGMSDHEGEAQLSISANSELNTLHGDGPKETIQLVTLDSLLEGDLLQPNKPHKPNKPKEPKIDFIKLDAEGEEINVLKGGGKFFAQHSPLVMFEIKHGNTHNHGLVQAFKGLGMDIYRLIPGLCALVPFDEEKPMDGYLLNLFACRKDRVQTLRESGFLVDGPDTSAIRITKKWQDVLESRPYAQSLFKNWKAAGMRNDDPFWGKYEEALDSYLSGMDQTLPPAERLVLLNKSRETFADLSAKGDSHVGTSLGLIRVLSDLGERQEAVKLTSQLVQAMGKGLQITLNRPFLPPINTFDDRQVQGDLGKWLQAAIFEALEKRRADSSFHKPQEHTQILSQLQKNPNHSIEMERRLALCALRFGKKIEISAESALCRETESHKNAWFWQKMAAGLNVVQRNEKDLSNIKLHIGGKEPKNGWKILNILPGENVDFVGDVKDLSLFSDESCSEIYASHVLEHVSQRDMVKTLQGIHRILQPGGKLMISVPDLDVLCRHFVDPKLNREQRFHIMRMMFGGQVDNYDFHYIGLNFEILQMYLQQAAFKRIERVKEFGLFNDTSSFKPYGELISLNVVALKSGMNLKKQVSGNDQGQVRSGQVRSGQVRSGQVRSTMAFHIMSTPPVVSNNTIHPSQQIKHVKFLK; this is encoded by the coding sequence ATGCCTCGAAAGAAATCACACCCCGGCAAGGCTCAAGCAACCCATCCCCTGGCCCCCGCATTGGCGGCATTTAATAAAGGCAACCTGGAACAGGCGGAACAGCTTGTCCGGGACATTTTGCGCCAAAAGCCGCAATTTCCGAAGGCATTGGATATTCTCGGAACCGTGCTGCTGGGGCAAAAACGGAACAAGGAGGCTGTCGCCCCCCTGGAAGAGGCTTGCAGGCTCATTCCCAACGATTCCGACGTTTGGGATCATCTCGGTATAGCCTATATGCGGGCCAAGGAGCACGCAAAGGCCGCCCAGGCCTTTGCGAGATGCCTGGAATTGACCCCGGAACGCGCATCCGCACTGAACAATGCCGGGTACAATTTACAGCACCTAAAAGACTATAATCAGTCTGAACTACTTATTCGCAAGGCCATTCAACTTAAACCTGACTATCCCGAGGCCCATACCAACCTTGCCATTACGTTATCCCGTCTGGGACGACGCAAGGAGGCGGAAGAATTTTTCCAGAAGGCGCTGGTTCTCAATCCGAATTCCGCGGAAACCTGGAGCAGCCTGGGAACGATGTACAAGGAGCAGGACCAGCCTCAAAAGGCCTTGAAACATTTCAAGAAAGCCGTCGAGCTGGACCCAAAACATGCCGGAGCCTGGAACAACCTGGGCGTGTTGCTCAAGGAGGCCGGGAAAGCCACAGAGGCCATCAGATGCTTCAACAAAGCGCTTGATGCCAAGCCGGACTACGCCAAAGCCCACAACAATCTCGGAGGATCATACAAGGATTTGAACATGCCTGCCAAGGGCATAGAGCATTTCCGCAAGTCCCTGGAACTTGAACCGGAGTATGTGGAGTCACACTCCAACATGGTGTTCTGCCTCAATTACCTTTCCGAAGTCTCCAGGGAAAAACTTTTTGCCGAGCATTCTGAATATAATACCCGACAAGCCTCCCGCGTCCTGCCGCTGCCCGAGGATCTCCAGCGCGACCGCGACGCACAGCGCACGTTGCACCTGGGTTTTGTCTCCGGCGATCTGCGCAACCATTCCGTGTCGTTCTTTTTGCGCCCGGTACTTGAACACCTGAACCGCGGAAAATTTGAAATCCACTGCTACTACAACAATACCAAATGGGACGAAACCACCGACGCTTTCAAGGCACTGTCGGCCGGATGGACGGATTGTAAGGAACTCAGCAGCCAAGAGCTGGCCAATAAAATCAGGCAGGACAACATCGACATCCTGTTCGATCTCAGCGGTCATACCGGCGGCCAGCAGATGTTGACCTTCGCGGCCAAACCCGCTCCCATCCAGGTGAATTGGATCGGCTACCCCAACACTACCGGCCTTGACGCGATGGATTATCGGTTCGTGGACGCCGTCACCGACCCCGTGGATGAAGCGGACAGGTTCCACACGGAAGAGCTTATTCGTCTGCCCCACGGCTTTTTATGCTACCGCCCGCCCATATCTGAACAGGAACTGCCCGTGGCGGCCTCGCCCTTTACCAGAAACGGACACGTCACCTTTGGATCATTCAACAACCTGGCCAAGGTCAGCCCGGAAAACATCAAAATGTGGGCCGGGGTGCTCAATGCCCTGCCCGAGTCCAAATTGCTCCTAAAAAGCCTGTTCGTGGCCGATGCCAAGGCCTGGACCAATATTGTGGCAAGACTCAGGGACGAAGGCGTTGATCCAAAGCGGGTTGGTATCCTCCAAAGGACACCCTCTCAGAAGGACCATCTCAGCCTGTACAACCGCGTGGACATAGCCCTGGATACCTTCCCCTATCACGGCACAACCACCACCTGCGAGGCCCTGTTCATGGGCGTGCCGGTGGTCACACTCGCCGGAGACCGCCATGCTTCCAGAGTCTCCGCCAGCCTGCTTGCACGCATCGGCCTGGATGACCTGGTGGCTGGTTCTTTGGACGAATACGTACGGATCGCCGTGGACCTGGCCAAGGATACAAGTAGGCTTTCCAGGCTGCGCTCTGAAATCCGACCCAGGTTGAACATGAGCCCCCTGCGTGATGAACCGGAATTTACCAGAACCGTTGAAAAGGCTCTGCGTAAAATGTGGGAGATATATTGCGCCGGAGAAGAGCCCAGGGTGTTTGAGGTGACTTCGGACAAGCAGTACGATTTTTCCGGGACCATCCCGATACCTGCTCAACAACCAAGCATTACAGTACCCAGCCCGGAGCAAAAGCCTATGCCCACACCTCGCAACACATACTGGGATATTAAAATTCAGGGCGATATTTCAGTCCGCGTTCCCGGGGACATCAAGCTGATGACCCCCTATGTCCTTCTTGAACAGGAAGACTGGTTCGAGGACGAAATCCACTTCGTACGCCAACTGATCAAGCCCGGAATGACCTGCCTTGACATCGGGGCCAACCACGGTGTGTACGCCCTGACCATTGCCAAGCTTTTGCACGGAGAAGGCAAGGTGCTGGCCTTTGAACCGGCCAAGGCCCCCGGCGACATGCTGGAACAGAGCATCCCGCAAAATGGCTTGCAAGATGTGCTTACCCTGATCCGCGCCGGAATGTCCGACCACGAGGGCGAGGCCCAACTCAGCATCAGCGCCAACAGCGAACTGAACACCCTCCACGGCGACGGCCCCAAGGAAACAATCCAGCTTGTGACCCTGGACAGCCTTCTCGAAGGTGATCTTCTCCAACCCAATAAACCCCACAAACCCAATAAACCTAAAGAACCCAAAATCGATTTCATCAAACTGGACGCCGAAGGCGAAGAGATCAACGTGCTCAAGGGCGGAGGGAAATTCTTTGCCCAGCACTCGCCTTTGGTGATGTTCGAGATCAAACACGGCAATACGCACAACCACGGCTTGGTCCAGGCGTTCAAAGGCCTGGGTATGGACATCTACAGGCTTATTCCCGGCCTGTGCGCCCTGGTGCCTTTTGACGAAGAAAAGCCCATGGACGGCTACCTGCTCAACCTGTTCGCATGCCGCAAGGACCGGGTACAGACGTTGCGAGAGTCTGGATTTCTCGTTGATGGACCGGACACCTCAGCAATACGTATTACAAAAAAATGGCAAGACGTGCTGGAATCACGCCCCTATGCCCAGTCTCTTTTCAAAAACTGGAAAGCTGCCGGGATGCGGAATGACGACCCGTTCTGGGGAAAATACGAGGAAGCCCTTGATTCCTACCTCTCCGGCATGGACCAGACCCTGCCCCCGGCTGAACGCTTAGTCCTGCTCAACAAAAGCCGGGAGACTTTCGCGGATCTTAGCGCCAAGGGCGACAGCCATGTTGGCACCAGCTTGGGGCTGATACGCGTTCTTTCGGACCTTGGTGAACGTCAGGAAGCCGTAAAGTTGACCAGCCAGCTGGTGCAAGCCATGGGCAAAGGGCTGCAAATAACCCTCAATCGTCCCTTCTTACCGCCCATCAATACCTTTGATGACCGCCAGGTTCAGGGCGATCTGGGCAAATGGCTGCAAGCGGCGATCTTTGAGGCCTTGGAGAAACGTCGGGCTGATTCATCTTTTCATAAACCTCAAGAGCATACCCAGATACTCAGCCAGCTTCAGAAAAATCCCAATCACAGCATTGAGATGGAGCGAAGGCTTGCTCTTTGTGCTTTAAGGTTTGGCAAGAAAATTGAGATAAGTGCGGAGAGCGCCCTTTGCCGAGAAACTGAAAGCCACAAAAATGCATGGTTCTGGCAGAAAATGGCAGCAGGCTTGAATGTCGTTCAAAGGAATGAAAAAGACTTATCAAACATCAAATTGCACATAGGCGGCAAAGAGCCAAAAAACGGGTGGAAAATTCTCAATATTTTGCCCGGAGAAAATGTAGACTTTGTAGGGGACGTTAAGGATTTGTCACTATTCTCAGACGAATCATGTTCCGAAATATATGCCAGTCATGTTCTTGAACATGTCTCTCAGCGGGATATGGTTAAAACGCTGCAAGGCATACACCGCATCCTGCAACCTGGCGGCAAGTTGATGATCAGTGTTCCGGATCTGGATGTACTTTGCCGACACTTTGTCGACCCTAAGCTCAATAGGGAGCAACGCTTTCACATAATGCGCATGATGTTCGGCGGGCAGGTGGACAATTACGATTTTCACTACATCGGTCTGAATTTTGAGATCCTACAAATGTACCTGCAACAAGCTGCTTTTAAACGAATTGAACGAGTAAAAGAATTTGGGTTATTTAATGATACAAGTTCATTTAAACCCTATGGTGAACTTATCAGCCTCAATGTTGTAGCTTTAAAATCAGGTATGAATTTAAAAAAACAAGTTTCAGGTAATGACCAAGGTCAGGTCAGGTCAGGTCAGGTCAGGTCAGGTCAGGTCAGGTCAGGTCAGGTCAGGAGCACTATGGCATTCCACATCATGTCAACTCCGCCTGTAGTGTCTAATAATACGATACACCCTTCCCAGCAAATAAAACATGTAAAATTTTTAAAATAA
- a CDS encoding tetratricopeptide repeat protein, translating into MTFRQEALRFASKADFPGFLTICDKAIAEHANDPDQLLDIGALLLHFGFLTKARQCFEQVRAIAPNDLRPVVNLANIAREAGEHAQASRLYQSLLKALPDNPVIRRNALVSQEYDPSVSDVQRLQAAKQWGEWAIGRAGGLRPRPTMQPLKNRPLRVGYVSADFCQHTVGLFVKDVLKRHDPQRITAFAYSAGQVDDWVTKQIRNVTQFRDVTKLDDQKLADLIRQDAIDVLVDLSGHTAGSRLTTFAHRPAPVMVSWLGYFATTGLSCMDAVLLDPWHAPQGMEQNFVERIIHLPNGRFCYQPVSFAPEVAPLPCLSKGYVTFDSFNNTAKYNPDVFRLWADILLFAPNSRLVLKWRTFHDDALRNSVLGFFEQQGVDPGRIELRGPSFHADMLAQYADIDIALDPFPFNGGLTSCEALWMGVPVVTWPQSRVVGRQTFAFLSAIGLSELAADTTEDYVRIAVDLANNHNRLNTLRTTMRERMKASPLMDLQGFTRQLEQTLIGLYREIQTKQ; encoded by the coding sequence ATGACCTTCCGCCAAGAAGCCCTTCGATTTGCCTCCAAAGCCGACTTTCCCGGCTTCCTCACGATCTGCGACAAAGCCATTGCCGAACACGCCAACGATCCCGACCAGCTTCTGGACATCGGCGCATTGCTGCTACACTTTGGCTTTCTGACCAAGGCCAGGCAGTGCTTTGAACAGGTACGCGCCATCGCTCCCAATGATCTACGCCCGGTTGTGAATCTGGCCAATATTGCCAGGGAAGCCGGGGAGCATGCCCAAGCCAGCAGGCTTTACCAATCCCTTCTGAAAGCCTTACCGGACAATCCTGTAATTCGGCGTAATGCCCTGGTCAGCCAGGAATACGATCCTTCCGTTTCAGATGTCCAACGGCTGCAAGCCGCCAAGCAGTGGGGAGAATGGGCAATAGGGCGTGCTGGTGGGCTTCGTCCGAGACCAACCATGCAGCCGTTGAAGAATCGGCCTTTGCGCGTGGGCTACGTTTCCGCTGACTTCTGCCAGCACACCGTGGGGCTGTTCGTGAAGGACGTGCTCAAAAGGCACGATCCGCAACGCATCACGGCATTTGCCTACAGTGCCGGACAGGTGGATGACTGGGTAACCAAACAGATTCGGAACGTGACTCAGTTCCGGGACGTGACCAAGCTTGATGATCAAAAACTGGCTGATTTGATCAGGCAGGACGCAATCGATGTGCTGGTGGACCTTTCCGGGCATACGGCAGGTTCACGGCTCACCACATTCGCCCATCGTCCGGCACCGGTGATGGTCAGCTGGCTGGGCTACTTCGCCACCACCGGCCTTTCCTGCATGGACGCGGTATTGCTGGACCCATGGCATGCTCCGCAAGGCATGGAGCAGAACTTTGTGGAGCGAATTATCCATTTGCCCAATGGCCGATTCTGCTATCAGCCGGTGTCCTTTGCCCCGGAAGTTGCCCCTTTGCCCTGCTTGTCTAAGGGCTATGTCACCTTCGACAGCTTCAACAATACGGCCAAATACAACCCTGACGTGTTCAGGCTTTGGGCTGATATCCTTCTGTTTGCTCCAAATTCGCGGTTGGTGCTGAAATGGCGCACCTTCCATGACGATGCCTTGCGAAATTCGGTTCTCGGCTTCTTTGAGCAGCAAGGCGTTGATCCAGGCCGAATCGAACTACGAGGACCATCCTTTCATGCCGACATGCTCGCCCAATACGCGGATATCGATATTGCCCTGGACCCGTTCCCGTTCAATGGTGGCTTGACCAGTTGTGAAGCCCTTTGGATGGGCGTGCCTGTGGTGACCTGGCCCCAGAGCCGGGTTGTGGGACGGCAGACATTTGCCTTTCTTTCGGCCATTGGATTATCTGAACTTGCCGCTGATACCACTGAGGATTATGTCAGGATCGCCGTGGACCTGGCCAATAACCATAACCGGCTGAATACGTTGCGAACCACTATGCGGGAAAGAATGAAAGCCTCGCCCTTGATGGACCTGCAAGGCTTTACCCGCCAGCTGGAACAGACGTTAATTGGCCTGTACAGGGAAATTCAGACCAAGCAGTAA
- a CDS encoding class I SAM-dependent methyltransferase — MPLKTVLHVGPGHPKSGAKLPLGFQAETWQEIRLDIDPANQPDIIGSMQDMHAVADASMDAVYSAHNIEHVHAFEVPHVLQEFLRVLKPEGFLVITCPDLQAVCALVAQDKLTDPAYHSPAGPITPLDILYGHGPALAAGHHYMAHKCGFTLKSLTQALQDAGFQTMAGKRRQQAFSLWMIACKSVMDEADIRRLAGEGERMVPGLFS, encoded by the coding sequence ATGCCACTCAAAACCGTTCTTCACGTCGGTCCGGGCCATCCCAAATCCGGCGCAAAGTTACCCTTGGGCTTTCAAGCCGAGACATGGCAGGAAATCCGCCTGGACATCGACCCGGCCAACCAGCCGGACATCATTGGTTCCATGCAGGACATGCACGCCGTGGCCGACGCTTCAATGGATGCGGTGTACTCCGCCCACAACATCGAACACGTCCACGCCTTCGAAGTTCCCCATGTACTCCAGGAATTCCTGCGCGTGCTCAAGCCGGAAGGGTTTCTTGTGATCACCTGCCCTGACCTGCAAGCCGTCTGTGCCCTTGTTGCCCAGGACAAACTGACCGACCCTGCGTATCACTCTCCCGCCGGTCCGATCACGCCCTTGGACATCCTCTACGGCCACGGCCCAGCCCTGGCTGCCGGTCACCACTACATGGCCCACAAATGCGGCTTCACCCTCAAGTCCCTTACCCAGGCCCTGCAAGACGCCGGTTTCCAGACCATGGCCGGTAAACGCCGCCAGCAAGCGTTTTCTTTGTGGATGATCGCCTGCAAGTCGGTGATGGATGAGGCAGATATACGAAGGTTGGCCGGAGAGGGTGAAAGAATGGTGCCAGGTTTATTTTCTTGA
- a CDS encoding type II toxin-antitoxin system RelE/ParE family toxin — protein MFTIKQLPEFADWLLRIRDTVTRLRLAKRLDKAGRGLLGDVKPVGEGVFEMREDFGPGWRMYYVQQGSTLIVMLGGGDKSTQKADIAKAIELAANLED, from the coding sequence ATGTTCACGATCAAGCAGCTCCCAGAATTTGCAGATTGGTTGTTGCGTATTCGGGATACAGTGACCCGGTTGCGCCTAGCCAAGCGATTGGACAAAGCAGGGCGCGGCCTTCTGGGAGATGTAAAACCGGTTGGTGAAGGTGTATTTGAGATGCGCGAGGACTTCGGGCCTGGCTGGCGCATGTACTATGTTCAACAGGGCTCGACGTTGATCGTGATGCTAGGCGGCGGCGACAAATCAACGCAAAAAGCAGACATCGCCAAGGCCATTGAGCTTGCTGCCAACCTAGAGGACTGA
- a CDS encoding addiction module antidote protein: MTQKIRIADLPEFDITEHLDSEEAIAAYLTMVIEENDPSELAHALGVVARARGMTQVARDAGLGREALYKALRPNAHPRFETVTKVCSALGVKLVAQPMHT; the protein is encoded by the coding sequence ATGACCCAAAAGATCAGAATAGCGGACCTACCGGAGTTTGACATCACCGAGCACCTGGACAGCGAAGAAGCCATCGCTGCCTACCTGACCATGGTGATTGAAGAAAACGACCCTTCTGAACTGGCCCACGCGCTCGGCGTAGTGGCTCGGGCACGCGGCATGACCCAAGTCGCCCGGGATGCTGGGCTGGGCCGAGAGGCGCTCTATAAAGCGTTACGTCCCAATGCTCATCCTCGCTTCGAGACAGTAACCAAAGTATGTTCGGCCCTCGGAGTAAAATTGGTGGCGCAGCCGATGCACACCTGA
- a CDS encoding Rpn family recombination-promoting nuclease/putative transposase: MSEINKKHDTFFRETMSHKEVAADFLANYLPAKVLEHIQLDTLTITKDSFVDKKQAEHYSDLLYQVMLSTGQPGFIYFLFEHKSYPDRFVVLQLLRYIIEIWELYLKQNPQAKTLPLIIPIVVYHGKPKGQAVRLSDLVDIPDPELSAYVPNFDLAFYDFSPETDEAIKGAILNKLILLCLQAKNTPGDVKKVWEIIALVVQMDENATSMHWLEKIFRYVLTAMDIEPEEMQDMFMKSLTERKGGMFMTVAERLELRGEIAASTRIVQRLITKRFGKSITDMDVQERLRKATPEQLDLWAERILDAKNVDEVFKDN; encoded by the coding sequence ATGAGCGAGATCAACAAGAAACACGACACTTTCTTCCGGGAAACCATGAGCCACAAGGAGGTCGCCGCAGACTTCCTGGCCAACTACCTTCCGGCAAAGGTCTTGGAGCATATTCAGCTGGACACGCTGACCATTACCAAAGACTCATTCGTAGACAAGAAGCAGGCCGAGCACTATTCCGATTTGCTCTACCAAGTCATGCTCAGCACCGGCCAGCCCGGATTCATCTATTTCCTGTTCGAGCACAAAAGCTACCCGGATCGGTTCGTGGTACTCCAACTGCTCCGGTATATCATTGAAATATGGGAACTCTACCTCAAACAGAACCCTCAAGCCAAAACCCTGCCCCTGATCATCCCGATCGTGGTCTACCACGGCAAACCCAAGGGCCAGGCCGTCCGACTTTCCGACCTGGTGGACATTCCCGATCCGGAACTGTCCGCATATGTTCCAAACTTCGACCTCGCCTTCTACGACTTCTCCCCGGAAACCGACGAAGCCATCAAAGGCGCGATTCTCAACAAACTGATTCTGCTCTGCCTCCAGGCCAAGAACACCCCGGGGGACGTCAAGAAGGTCTGGGAGATCATCGCCCTGGTGGTCCAAATGGACGAGAATGCAACGTCCATGCACTGGCTGGAGAAGATTTTCCGATACGTGCTCACGGCTATGGACATTGAACCCGAAGAAATGCAAGATATGTTCATGAAAAGCCTTACAGAAAGGAAAGGAGGCATGTTTATGACTGTAGCTGAAAGACTTGAACTGCGTGGTGAGATTGCAGCAAGCACAAGAATTGTCCAGAGGCTCATCACAAAACGCTTCGGCAAAAGCATCACGGACATGGACGTTCAGGAACGCCTACGAAAGGCCACGCCCGAACAACTCGACCTTTGGGCCGAAAGAATCCTGGACGCCAAGAATGTTGACGAGGTGTTCAAGGACAACTGA
- a CDS encoding Rpn family recombination-promoting nuclease/putative transposase encodes MSEINKKHDTFFRETMSHQEVAADFLANTNSN; translated from the coding sequence ATGAGCGAGATCAACAAGAAGCACGACACGTTCTTCCGAGAAACCATGAGCCACCAGGAAGTCGCCGCCGACTTCCTGGCCAACACAAATAGCAATTAG
- a CDS encoding BrnT family toxin, which produces MDFTWDESKAHSNLKKHGVSFKEATEVFGDEFSSCVPDPDHSVGEDRYLLFGTSSKGRHLVVSFTERIEVIRIISVRHMTRKERGAYES; this is translated from the coding sequence ATGGATTTCACTTGGGATGAGTCAAAAGCCCACTCAAATTTGAAAAAACACGGCGTTTCCTTCAAAGAAGCAACAGAAGTCTTTGGAGATGAATTTTCGTCCTGTGTGCCAGACCCAGACCACTCAGTGGGTGAAGACCGTTACCTGCTTTTCGGCACCTCTTCCAAAGGAAGGCATCTCGTGGTATCTTTTACAGAACGCATAGAGGTAATCCGAATCATTTCAGTAAGACACATGACCCGCAAGGAGCGTGGAGCATATGAATCATAG
- a CDS encoding transposase, which produces MGRIPRFVRHDQPTVYHIMSRTALDGFPLQDTEKDHLMATVARLCKVYFVDLLGFCLMGNHFHLVVRMNPADDLTDEDITERYKLLYGKESRIIPCQIDDFRNRLTSLGDFVKDIKQGFTKAYNKRKKRWGTFWGERFKSVIVEEGETLVNLLAYVDLNPIRAGIVDKPENYRWSTLGYLVQRGNKDGLIDLNLGMHEWNEFNPTEIIRKYREFVYETGAMDAGKGKRLDPELVKQERKKGFRLSRTDVFRHRCRYFSDSGIIGSKEFVAEVFDGVKHLLDSKDERRFTPVGGVEGVYSMKRLAGAVGG; this is translated from the coding sequence ATGGGCAGAATTCCTCGCTTTGTCCGTCACGATCAGCCCACCGTCTATCACATCATGTCCCGCACCGCCCTGGACGGCTTCCCGCTTCAGGACACCGAGAAAGACCACTTGATGGCCACAGTTGCCAGGCTGTGCAAGGTCTATTTCGTTGATCTGCTTGGCTTTTGCCTGATGGGCAACCATTTTCACCTGGTTGTCCGGATGAATCCTGCTGATGACCTGACTGACGAGGACATCACCGAGCGTTACAAGCTGCTCTACGGCAAGGAATCCAGGATCATCCCCTGCCAAATCGACGACTTCCGCAACCGCCTGACCAGCCTGGGTGACTTCGTGAAAGACATCAAGCAGGGGTTCACCAAAGCCTACAACAAACGCAAGAAACGCTGGGGCACGTTCTGGGGAGAGCGATTCAAGAGCGTGATCGTCGAGGAGGGCGAAACCCTGGTGAACCTGCTGGCCTACGTGGACCTGAACCCGATCCGGGCCGGGATCGTTGACAAACCGGAGAACTACCGCTGGAGCACCCTGGGCTACCTGGTGCAGCGCGGCAACAAGGACGGCCTGATCGATCTGAACCTGGGCATGCACGAATGGAACGAGTTCAATCCCACTGAGATTATTCGCAAATACCGTGAATTCGTCTACGAAACCGGAGCCATGGATGCAGGCAAAGGCAAGCGCCTTGATCCCGAACTGGTCAAGCAGGAACGCAAGAAAGGCTTCCGCCTCAGCCGAACAGACGTATTCCGCCACCGCTGCCGCTACTTCTCTGATTCCGGGATCATCGGGTCCAAAGAGTTCGTGGCCGAGGTGTTCGATGGGGTGAAACACCTGCTGGATTCAAAGGATGAGAGGAGGTTTACGCCGGTTGGCGGGGTGGAGGGGGTGTACTCGATGAAACGGCTTGCCGGTGCGGTTGGCGGGTAG